Genomic segment of Candidatus Angelobacter sp.:
TGGCGCACAAGAGGGACTAAAAGGTGGGCCGCGCGGGAACTTGAAAATCGCGCGCCCCGCCGGATCCGCTGATCACGCCAAGGAGCAGTGCACCGCAGTCGCGACGGATGAAGACTCGGGAAGGGGTCGGCGTTGAACTGAGATCAAACGAAACAAGGTTCCGGCAATGGGGATTTGAAAGCAAGCCTATGCTGGACAGTACGCGAGGCCAATGAACGCGGGCATCCGCTCCCTGGAGGAGAGATTTCTCAATCGAAAGGAGGACGTTGGACGTTGCGTAAAGCCGGTTCAACGTTGCGCGAGCGGCTGCGCCCTCCGGTCGAGATCGAGATTCAACTCGAGCACATTGACTCTCGCTTCGCCGAGCATTCCGAAAGTCCGCCCCTGGATGTGCTTTTCTACCGCTGCCCGGACCGTGCTCTCCGGCAAAAGGCGGGCGGTGGCAACCGTATGCACCTGGTAAAGCGCGGCGGCCGGCGAGATGTCGGGATCGAGTCCGGAGGCGGACGTCGTTACAAGCTCGATCGGCACTTCGCGCCCGGGGTTCTGTTTCTGGTACTCCGCAATCGCACCGCGGATGCGATCCACAAGCGCAGCATTCGACTGCGCGAGGTTTGATCCGCCGGAGTTTGCCGCGTCGTATCCATTGCCGGCCGCCGATGGCCTGCCGTGAAAGTATCGTGGGCTGGCGAAGTTCTGGCCAATGAGCGCGGAGCCAATCACGTCGCTGTTGGGCGCAATCAGTTGCCCATTCGCCTTGTTGCGCATGGTCAACTGCGCGATCCCGGTGACCGCAAGCGGGTAGACGATTCCAAGCAGGACCGCCGTCACCAGCGTAAAGCGCAACGCAATCCAGAGGGTGTTTCGCATGCGGAGTCCTTTCCTACACCAGGTGCAGGCCGTTTAAAGCCAAATCGATGAGCTTGATTCCGAGGAAGGGCACGATGATTCCGCCCATTCCGTAGACGATCAGGTTGCGTCGCAGCATGGCCTCCGCAGACATGGGCTCGTAGTGGACGCCGCGCAGGGCCAGCGGAATCAGCGCGATGATGATCAGGGCGTTGAAGATCACGGCCGACAGAATGGCCGACTGCGGCGTGCCGAGATGCATGACGTTGAGCACCTGAAATGCCGGGAATACTCCCAGAAACATGGCCGGAATAATCGCAAAATATTTCGCCACGTCATTGGCGATCGAGAACGTGGTCAGCGCGCCGCGCGTCATCAGAAGCTGTTTGCCGATTTCGACGATTTCAATCAGCTTCGTGGGGTTGGAATCGAGATCCACCATATTGCCGGCCTCTTTCGCCGCCTGTGTCCCGCTGTTCATGGCTACGCCCACGTCGGCCTGCGCCAATGCCGGAGCGTCGTTGGTGCCGTCTCCGGTCATCGCCACCAGCTTGCCTTTCGCCTGTTCTCGCTTGATGAGATCCATCTTGTCTTTCGGCTTTGCCTCGGCGAGGTAGTCGTCGACACCTGCCTCCTGGGCGATCACGGCCGCGGTCAGCGGATTGTCGCCCGTGATCATGATGCTGCGAATGCCCATGATCCGCAGTTGTGCCAGGCGCTCCTTCAGCCCGCCTTTTACCACGTCCTTCAGATACACCACTCCGAGAGCGACTTCGTTCTCGGCCACAACCAACGGAGTTCCGCCCAGACGCGCGATCTCTTTTACTTGATCTGCAACAGCGCGGGGCAGCACGGATCCGCGTGATTCCACCCATCGCGTAATTGCGTCGGCCGACCCTTTGCGGATCTGTGAACCGGGCATGTCGAC
This window contains:
- the kdpC gene encoding potassium-transporting ATPase subunit KdpC; this encodes MRNTLWIALRFTLVTAVLLGIVYPLAVTGIAQLTMRNKANGQLIAPNSDVIGSALIGQNFASPRYFHGRPSAAGNGYDAANSGGSNLAQSNAALVDRIRGAIAEYQKQNPGREVPIELVTTSASGLDPDISPAAALYQVHTVATARLLPESTVRAAVEKHIQGRTFGMLGEARVNVLELNLDLDRRAQPLAQR